CGCCGAAATCGCGCGTCACGCCGGACACCCAGACTGGGTGCAACTTCTTGCACTTATGTACTGCCTGGGATCAGTCGCGCATGTTTTGGAAACATACAAAGGCAACCAGAATGAATACAACTGGACAATTTCTAGTCGAGGTTGGATTGTTGGGTGCGCACCGCCTTTGACGACTGTCTTTTCAGAGTTCCGAAGCCTTAATCAGGATACGTCGGACTCTCGTTACTCAAGTCTTTATGGCATGTATCATCAGCATGTTGGTCTTTCCAACGTGCTTTTGACCTGGACAGGTCCGGAGTACCTCTACCACGTTCTCCAGCACAATGATGTAAGCCTGCCCGAAGAGGGTTTAACTATGCTGCGACTTGCGTCTATCTTCGATTGGCACAGTAATAATCAGTACCTGCACTTGTGCAACGATGATGATCAAGAAGTACGCGCATTGTGTGCCGACTTCGACACAGTGATGCGGGACACATCGTCGCAATGTAACGGAGCTACGGAGTGGACTGATGCCGAATGCGAGAGTTTGTGGGTCAACCACTACGGCGACATTGCGGCCAAGTACGATGTGGATGGGGTTTTGGAGTGGTAAGGGGTTCCATTCAGATCCAACAATCCAATTTTGCGCAGTAAATATGAACGTTGGAAAACACCTAGATTACTTACAAATTAGAGTACGTTGGATGATATGATCTCTCCAGTATTAACGGTCCGTCGCTGCACGTGTCAAAAACACATAAGAGGGAAAAAATAtgtatcacagtcaattaatGCCATACGTTTCCAGGAGGTGGTGGGGGTGCGGCCGGGGCAGCCCCCATGGGTTCTAGACCGGCTCCGGTGACACCGCCCATGATAAAACCGTTTTCGGAATCGTCCCCATCCTCGAGCGACGTACTCCAGGTCGGCGTGGAGGCTGAAATCTTTAGCGTGGAAGACTCGTAGGAGCTGGCGAAATCAGTAGCGCTCTCGGCACTCCTATCTACAACACCTAAAGTGCCCAAATTGTCAAAGTGTGAATTGCTTGACAAACTTGTCGTACCAATGGCGGATTTCGCGCTCGAGGAAGACATAGGGATTGATTTCACCAATTCGTCCAAGGCAGCGAATCTATCGTGACCGCTTGGGCTGGGTTCGCTCACCATACAGTTGCGTGATGCTGTGTTAGTCGACGATGCATCAACTATAGTTAGGTCACCCAAAAGATCGGTGGTGTTGCCAAACAAATCATTTCCATTGCCAGTGCTGTCTGTTCCCATCACATCACTGGTATAATCCAGCGACAACAGACCATCGGCGGCTTCCACCGGTCTTGACTGATAATCCAAAGCTGGTAAATCGCTCGAAAAATCCAAGAAATCGGTTTCTTGCGGACCACCATGCAATGTCGTTATCACTGGTGCCGTCGCATCACCGAGATCCAACAAGTCCAGTGGAGGCATGTGTTTTTGAGCAAATTCGGTTGCTCCGAACGCGTTGGTCAATATTGGAGCTACGTAGCCCGTGGAGACAGACTGACGCGTGACGCCATCATCAGTAAATCGGTTCTTTTCGCGCTGCTCCATCTTGAGCATTTCGTCGAGCCCGTGTGCGGCTCCCACAACCGCCTTACCGTCCCGGGACGTGTAGCCGCTGCCGAACCCGTTGTCGGCCTTGGCTAAATTGCTGCGGGTCATCATGCTCCGTTCTCGCTCCATACGCTTTTGCAGTGCGTACAAGCGCACATCGTCCGTGACGAACGCGGCCTCCTGACGATTCCCAATCGGTACAAGGGAATTTGG
The Phaeodactylum tricornutum CCAP 1055/1 chromosome 7, whole genome shotgun sequence DNA segment above includes these coding regions:
- a CDS encoding predicted protein codes for the protein MFDLNTILSRKSSATSETIQKLNNLLYDESVQTITSFELNQLASLTYHESSLAGADDDLAEAIYEALGRVLSQPASQTPLALHKALAVVHHVLIFGAEKSLAEAIFLGKHVDFLQSYNTVLLAQQQAGAAGIFMRIKGGGVDKGGPVREASQKVLRLLTNRQVLTRERQAQADPNSLVPIGNRQEAAFVTDDVRLYALQKRMERERSMMTRSNLAKADNGFGSGYTSRDGKAVVGAAHGLDEMLKMEQREKNRFTDDGVTRQSVSTGYVAPILTNAFGATEFAQKHMPPLDLLDLGDATAPVITTLHGGPQETDFLDFSSDLPALDYQSRPVEAADGLLSLDYTSDVMGTDSTGNGNDLFGNTTDLLGDLTIVDASSTNTASRNCMVSEPSPSGHDRFAALDELVKSIPMSSSSAKSAIGTTSLSSNSHFDNLGTLGVVDRSAESATDFASSYESSTLKISASTPTWSTSLEDGDDSENGFIMGGVTGAGLEPMGAAPAAPPPPPGNVWH